The nucleotide window ttttataaaaaaaaaaaaagagtattatttttaaaattaagtgggaccaataagggtaaaagaggaattgtatgTTTAAATATTTGCCATATatggaaatgtgacattctttttgggactgaccaaaaaggaaatgttgccacataaaatggaacggagggagtactatataTTTGCTTAACCATGTAATTTAGTACTCCcgaacaactttcacatatagcaaacataaaattcatatttgtatgttatagctatagtttgcataattgcgctctatagcaaattttatgtttgctatgaagcttttgatttgtataattcactacaaacatccaattttatacaaatattgttcaattttgtataaattcatttatacattgtaatttgtatagtaagatctgtatttgtattattataagtgtatatgatgaaaatatatgtatttatatatacacttttttctcgctttatacaaacacgaacgcattttatacattttataccgaaatgtataaaatggctaattgtatatcgaaaatggctaattgcatattgaattatttgacaaaaaaaggggatgtttgctgcaaattacaattaaaataaactaatttgaattaataatttgttatttcatataatttttccttatattaataattattttcttactaAGTGTGTCGAatcaaaatttgacaagtaaaaagtGATGAACAGTGTAGTATGAAATTCTAGCCCACCAAATACTATACTTtctaattgaaaataatttaaattttaaaatttctcttttatcataataaaataatttatagttacacgtgaattcaaataaaattctttatttttataaatttatgcCAATCAAGGGATGTTACCTAATTAATTAGGGTTGTGCATAAATCAAATTGATCGAtaaattcaatgaaaaaatgttattgatttACTATTATTGGGTTAATGGGGCTTTAatgattttctttaaaaaaaagtattggaTTATTGAttcgattttgatttttagtattagATTATTGGATAAATCGATAACTCATTAAGACTATattaatttatacataaatattaaatattaatttcagTACCTTACTGGTTACTACTTTTCCCTCTAAGTTTCCATTCACACTTCACAATTACTTTGAGTTCACAACTTCATATTATATCAAGCGTTAAAATCTAAAGTAAGAACTCTATTCcttttaatttctctttgtatTGCACTTGTATAACCCTTTtcatgttagttattattgtttctataTTATGAGCGTTCGataaagttacattatttttttgtcacGTCAAATCAAGaagtcatatttattttataagcattttcttactagttaaataaaaaatcgaAGGTCAAGAACTAAAATCGATAAATCGTAAACtgatcaaaaaaaaatatcatattgatttaattacttattagtTTAGCATatttataaacataaaattaataaatcagacgtataacaaataaaattgaaccACCAATGCACACCCAATGTATGATTGCTCTTTTAACACCAATCACTAGACATGTGTCAGTGAATTGCCCACACAcgtaattaattaatcaagGGTCCAAATATATAGACagctacattttttttttaattgattaattatacattgtataatCACTAACAATTTGGAGTCTCATAATTCTTCCACGTGGAATTTTTTTACTATGTGATAGAACATCTTCCAATTCATTTAGGTCATAAAAGTCCGATTAGGAAGCCCGGGTGTATCTCTCAGATTTTAAACCTTTTAACTCTTCCTCtctataaatttttaatttatttctttgaaTTCAAGCGTAACAGCaggactattgacaaatataaatgaaatatcaaGTAAAAGAAGGCTTTATATGCGGAGCCTATTTTTTTAGTTAGAAAAACAACTCATTTTTATTCTTACTATACTTTGAAGGTCATGTGTCGTGTTGAAAATCAAACTCAACCGAACGACGACCAAGATGACAATTATTACTATGATgatgaaaaaaggaaaatgcgGATCTAACTTAAAATTAGGGTCAGTTGGAAATTGTTATCAAATTTGGTTATTCCTacttactacaaaaaaaaaaaacataaacacacatattcttttttatttattacataGATGCGGGGAAGGATATTATAATAGGGAGAATCAAAATCCCCATTTATGGATACAACACATCTGATGAAGTTCATCTGCAAAGAAAAGCTAAAGGCTAAAATTGTAACagcaagaaataaaaaaataccttTATTTGGCGATAAATTAATCTCTGGAAGCAAACAAAACAGAGATTAAATCTTCTTTTAAATACATCAATTTCATGGATAGTGGAATTCTACGGCAGATCAGCTACATGATCTTACGGCAGTGATTAAATCCATACCAGACTCCATTAGGAAGAAGCTTATTATATTTAAAGGTAATAGCAGGACGATCTGAACCGTACACCTTGACGGTCTCCGGTTTCCAGCCGTCGGATCCAACTCTCTTCAAGTAAAGGTAGCAGATCTCATAAATACAGGGGCCACGGATCTGGAAAGTATCCGTAGAACAGGTCTCGAATGTCCTTGAGGATGGATTATCTATCCTGGGCGCATAGACCTCAAATCCATAAGCATCTCCAAAAGCAATACTGACTCTGTCTCTGGTGTATTTAGGTGAAGAACAGCTTGTTTTGATTGTCAATGTGTATGAGCAACTCCTAGCAGCAGTGGCGCTATGATTGGTTTCGATGAAAATTAAGGGTTTTATTGATGTTGCTTGTGAGAAACTGATGAAGAATACAGCTAAGCTCAGCACAACGAACTGACCACCCATTTTCAATGTTAAATTTAATTGTTTGACTATTGCTGTATATGTTGGATTTTAATAGTCTCACCTATCAACAGccccattttttaaaaataaaataaaattatcacgCATCTGGTACACTCCGTTATCAATGAAAGAGATTTCTACATAACGTGgctacaaaaaataaatgtaaataaattagatttgttcccaaaaaatattatatttatttaatttaatcttaaatatctttttctattttttaaactttgtaCTCACTTAATAAATCAAAGTCAAATGTATAGAGATCtccatttttcccttttaaaatttGCATAGAAGCTGGAATTTTATCCTATGCATAGCGGCCGCGAATTtcattaacataaaaaaaaatattgaattaccCAAAAGTTAGCCGCCGCGGATTTtcattatcataaaaaaaaaattattgaattacaCAAAACTTGGAGATCTTTTCTTTTCGCCTTGGTGGATATCCATTAAATGTCAATTGGTTGGGCCATAAATTTTCAGATCATACTGGGTCTGGTAAGCCCAACCAGTTAAAGACTATTTTTgcattatatattattatacaatatttatgtaCCTATAAATAAAGGTTACTTACTAATATGTATAAgcaataaaaattattttcaataaaatgaTCATATGTATATGaaatatatgaatatgatatatcAAATGTATTGATATtatataattgtgtatatataatgtataattatgTATCAGAGATGTATATACATTGTTAATACagtaaaatatatattgcaGATCAATTTTGTTAACCATAACCAACTCAAATCTCCTTTAAATAGTTCCAAAATTTacatatgatatatatatatatatatatatatatatattcactcaAGATTGTTCACCAAATTCCTCTATTGTACAAATTGTCAATCTTTTCTTTTATCTAAGAAAATTAGAAGAAGCTAATTAAAAATCCTcctgtaaaataaaaataacaccACGTTGAAGTAAATAGGATTCTTATGAACTACGTACTATAGTTATAGTATATGGATAAGAATGGAACACGAGGATGGAATAAAAAGCTCACCTCTTCGAAATCATGTTATTCATCATAATAATTACATCAAACAATTTAGTTGACCTACTATTGTATTTTCTcgatttcaatttgtttgttttatttttcatttttcaattcatttcaaaatgaatatatccTCCTTTTTTAAAAGAACTCTTTAACTCGTATCAAGTCAAAGTCAAAATAGGACAAATAAATTGCGACGGAATGGAATATATAGTACGTACCATATTTATTTGATTGGTCCATTATCCAATTATATATCCTTTGTACGTTTTCTTGATTTGATTGGTTTCAGCAGTGTTGCTCTGGCCTCTGtcatttctttccaaaaaaaattttgaaCGATGGATGCAATTGTAGCTGCTTATCTCCATCAAGATTGATTTTATGtttacaaaaattgaaaataaaaaataaaaaaagacaatGATTGCAGTACTTGAGAACCAGCCAGCTATAAACTTCCATTTTTCATTGTATCTGTCAGAATCTCTGATCATATATATCAACTGAATTCATCTCATTATTATGAGAAGTAGTCAAGAAAGCCAATTAATGGGCCATGTTATCTACTGACAAACAAAATACTACAATTTTGTTGATTTCTTGATAGCTGACACTTCAAACTAGAGCAAATAGACTACATACCTAAAACTTGTACAGGTTAAATGTATCTATTcgagttttgaaatttatgaatttttataataataataattataatgtaTTCATTGTAATCTCATATTGAAGTTTTTGAAAAGAATGGAGTGTAAACAGATCATATGCATATACTGAATCTAGGCAAAAGCTATTGGATTCGCATGAATCCATAATAACTGATGTAGACATATATGTACTTAAGGGGTATATTTATATCCTCTGGATATGTTTTTTAGTAGGACAAGAAGCATCAGAAACAGGTTGAGAGAATAGACTCATTACCAATGCAAAAAGTACAATAGAACAAAGGACTTATTGTTATAGCAAGAAATGATGATCAGTCAGTTTTCTTTTTACTTCAATACTAATATACAAGTTGAATTAAATACCATAATAATACA belongs to Solanum stenotomum isolate F172 chromosome 1, ASM1918654v1, whole genome shotgun sequence and includes:
- the LOC125852592 gene encoding embryo-specific protein ATS3A-like, with product MGGQFVVLSLAVFFISFSQATSIKPLIFIETNHSATAARSCSYTLTIKTSCSSPKYTRDRVSIAFGDAYGFEVYAPRIDNPSSRTFETCSTDTFQIRGPCIYEICYLYLKRVGSDGWKPETVKVYGSDRPAITFKYNKLLPNGVWYGFNHCRKIM